A region of the Spirochaetota bacterium genome:
CGTTCGTCATATTCCGTGCCGCTGCTTCGCATAATGCGCTTTCCCCCGATGCATTCGTCGCATCGATGAGAGCGCCGCGCGCGAGGAGAAGTTTCATCGATCCTGACCTGTCCGCAGATGCAGCCACCATGAGCGGGGGCCATCCTTTCTCGGAGTTCGGGCTCATACCGGCATCGAGGAACATCCGTACGACGGACACATCGTTCGTTCTTACATTGGCGAGAAATGTCCGCTGATCGAGCGCATAGCCCCGGTGCAAAAGTTCCGCCTTGCTCGCTTCCGGCGACCGATGACAGGCGATGCTGAGCGATAGCATGCAAAGACCGAGGAAGATCGGGTGAAGCGGATATCTGATCATCATAAGCTCCTGCTCACTCTTGCCGCACGGTACCCCTATAGTATAATCGAAGCGCACTATTCGCAATCGAAAAAACATGCATCGAGGTGGAATATATGCGCATGCCCATGGAAGAGATCTTCCCCTTCCCGATGTATGAGTCGCGCGGATACCCGCTCATCGTGCAGTGCATAGGAAAAAGCGATTGGCGAGGACCGTACCATATATCACGGAAGGATTCCGATCAGTACGCCGTTGAATTCGTCCATGAAGGCCGCGGTTCCCTTGTTGAGAACGGCAAAAGCTTTTCATTGAAGAAGAACGATGTGTTCATCCTGCACCATGGCTCCGATCATACGTATTCGGCAGCGCAGGGCGACGTGCTCCGTAAGACGTGGATAACCGTACGCGGTCCGTTCCTCGGGAATCTTCTTCATCTCTACGGCATGGGCGATGTATTCCATGTGAGCGGCTGTGAACGCCTCGCGCCTGTGTTCGTGAGATTGTACCGCGCGGGGGAGCGTGCCTATGAAGCACATCGGCATACCCAGCGCATCGCCTTCGATGCATCGCTCATCCTGCACGAGATAATAAATTTCATAGCGCAGAAGACACGGGCATGGGAGAACAGGTATGATATTGATATCGCGAAGATGAAGCAGTATATCGATGACCATATCGGGAGCGCAATATCCCTCGGTGATCTTGCGGAACTGATAGGCTGTTCGCCGTCGCAGGCGGTGCGGCGCTTCAAAAAAGACGCCGGCATGACGCCGTACGGGTATGTGCTTCACCGGCGGATAGAGATGGCAAAATTCTACCTGAAAGATACGACCATACCCATTGGACGCATCGCGAATACGCTCGGTTTCGATGACGAGCATTATTTCTCATCGTTCTTCAGGAAGAGAACAGGCAGGACGCCGAGCAGTGTGAGGATGCGTTCCTGAGAAAATCATCGCGAGAAACGCACCCCTATCCCCCGGCCCCTTTCCCCTCTGAGAAGGGAAAGGGGAGCGCATGTTGTACAAAAGAAATTATCG
Encoded here:
- a CDS encoding AraC family transcriptional regulator, with the protein product MRMPMEEIFPFPMYESRGYPLIVQCIGKSDWRGPYHISRKDSDQYAVEFVHEGRGSLVENGKSFSLKKNDVFILHHGSDHTYSAAQGDVLRKTWITVRGPFLGNLLHLYGMGDVFHVSGCERLAPVFVRLYRAGERAYEAHRHTQRIAFDASLILHEIINFIAQKTRAWENRYDIDIAKMKQYIDDHIGSAISLGDLAELIGCSPSQAVRRFKKDAGMTPYGYVLHRRIEMAKFYLKDTTIPIGRIANTLGFDDEHYFSSFFRKRTGRTPSSVRMRS